In Populus trichocarpa isolate Nisqually-1 chromosome 16, P.trichocarpa_v4.1, whole genome shotgun sequence, a genomic segment contains:
- the LOC7487473 gene encoding LIMR family protein At5g01460 has product MGDFNLALVIVAIVVCIIVFLFNIYLLVNYQHPDDKNQAYFPKFVVVFGLFVAAISILMLPADVANRQACRHAIYNGACNLTLPMKDLWIAVYIVDAVLVFFIIPFAMFYYEGDQDKSVAKRIKSALLWVITTAIVCGLVLGILYGLVGKVDFTVRHLSSTTTTFPSTWEFSRNQPCIGSVARECSAYLANASSEKTWTMRATFPEYVVALATIVGSVLFAIFGGVGIACLPLGLIFSFIRRPKAVITRSQYIKEATELGKKARELKKAADVLHQEERSGNKGRKWRKNVKAVEKELLQLEEDVKLLEEVYPQGEKAETSWALTVLGYLAKLVLGILGLIVSVAWVAHIIIYLLIDPPLSPFLNEVFIKLDDIWGLLGTVAFAFFCFYLLLAVIAGAMMLGLRLVFITIHPMKWGATLMNSFLFNVGLILLCSISVIQFCATAFGYYAQATAAQEIFGHTLQSLRGIKYLYKYNVFQIAFVVLAGLTFVYYAAFGWRRKKPSGRFQLSS; this is encoded by the exons ATGGGAGATTTCAATTTAGCACTAGTAATCGTAGCTATTGTAGTATGCATAATCGTTTTCTTGTTCAATATCTACCTTCTAGTCAATTACCAGCATCCTGACGACAAGAATCAAGCTTATTTCCCCAAATTCGTCGTCGTTTTTGGCCTCTTCGTTGCCGCTATCTCGATTTTGATGTTACCGGCTGACGTAGCGAACCGGCAAGCGTGTCGTCATGCGATTTATAATGGCGCGTGTAATCTTACCTTGCCAATGAAGGATCTGTGGATTGCTGTATACATTGTTGATGCTGTGcttgtttttttcatcattcCATTCGCGATGTTTTACTACGAAGGCGATCAGGACAA GAGTGTTGCTAAAAGGATTAAAAGTGCTTTATTGTGGGTTATAACGACGGCAATTGTGTGTGGTCTTGTGCTCGGCATTTTATATg GGCTTGTTGGAAAGGTTGACTTCACTGTTAGGCATCTCTCTTCAACCACAACTACTTTTCCGAGTACGTGGGAGTTCTCTAGAAATCAACCATGTATTGGAAGTGTTGCACGCGAG TGCTCTGCATATCTTGCAAATGCTTCCTCAGAGAAAACATGGACAATGCGCGCCACATTTCCAGAATATGTGGTTGCTCTAGCTACAATTGTTGGATCTGTTCTCTTTGCG ATTTTTGGTGGTGTTGGGATTGCTTGTTTGCCGTTGGGacttatcttttctttcatcCGGCGTCCCAAGGCAGTTATCACTCGCTCCCAGTATATTAAG GAGGCAACTGAGCTTGGTAAAAAAGCAAGAGAACTCAAAAAAGCAGCTGATGTACTCCATCAGGAGGAAAGAAGTGGCAACAAGGGTAGAAAATGGCGTAAAAATGTCAAGGCAGTAGAAAAG GAGTTGCTTCAGCTGGAAGAAGATGTAAAGCTGCTAGAAGAGGTGTATCCTCAAGGGGAGAAG GCTGAGACATCCTGGGCTTTGACTGTTCTTGGCTACTTGGCAAAACTTGTGTTGGGAATCTTAGG GTTGATTGTTTCAGTGGCTTGGGTTGCTCATATTATAATATATCTGTTGATTGACCCacctctttctccttttctaaATGAGGTCTTCATCAAGTTGGATGATATATGGG GTCTTCTTGGTACTGTTGCATTTGCTTTCTTCTGCTTCTATCTTCTGCTTGCAGTCATAGCTGGGGCAATGATGCTGGGCCTGAGATTGGTTTTCATTACAATTCATCCCATGAA GTGGGGAGCCACTCTAATGAACTCCTTCCTTTTCAATGTGGGACTCATTCTCCTATGCTCAATTAG TGTGATTCAGTTCTGTGCCACTGCATTTGGCTACTATGCACAAGCAACAGCAGCTCAAGAAATTTTTGGCCACACATTGCAGTCACTTCGTGGAATTAAATATTTGTACAA GTATAATGTGTTCCAAATTGCATTTGTTGTTCTAGCGGGTTTGACTTTTGTGTATTATGCCGCCTTT GGATGGAGAAGAAAGAAGCCTAGCGGCAGGTTCCAACTTTCCTCGTGA